Proteins encoded together in one Terriglobus saanensis SP1PR4 window:
- a CDS encoding cupredoxin domain-containing protein, translating to MPFNWTIDIDSNKPQPPLVKFHPNPLTQVAPGDQVVWANNDGVPHWPGLLNSDGSINETYFMPNQIAPQSTSDAFSPAADGTLQYACSLHPGEKGTIQVQG from the coding sequence ATGCCCTTCAATTGGACCATTGACATCGATTCCAATAAGCCGCAGCCACCGCTCGTCAAGTTTCATCCGAATCCTCTGACCCAGGTAGCGCCCGGCGATCAAGTCGTCTGGGCAAACAACGACGGTGTCCCGCATTGGCCCGGCCTCCTGAATTCCGACGGTTCCATTAACGAGACATACTTTATGCCTAATCAGATTGCGCCACAGTCGACGTCGGACGCGTTTTCGCCCGCGGCGGACGGGACATTGCAATACGCATGCTCTCTTCATCCGGGAGAAAAAGGAACGATCCAAGTGCAGGGATAA
- a CDS encoding DMT family protein, translating to MKRIFVPILMLASSTLMATAWLGHLRFRNSIGFWMALGASWLLVLPEYVLNVGATRFGYGTYSGAQMASFHLAGGVICVALISHYLLGERLGAIQLFGFVLLAVAMVLIMYRPSMG from the coding sequence GTGAAGAGAATCTTCGTACCGATTTTAATGTTGGCATCGAGCACCTTGATGGCGACGGCGTGGCTTGGTCACTTACGATTTCGAAACAGTATCGGATTCTGGATGGCGTTGGGTGCCAGTTGGCTGCTCGTGCTGCCGGAGTACGTGCTCAATGTGGGTGCGACGCGATTTGGTTATGGCACTTACAGCGGCGCGCAGATGGCCTCGTTTCACTTAGCGGGTGGCGTTATTTGCGTAGCGCTCATCTCCCACTATTTACTCGGGGAGCGTCTGGGAGCAATTCAGCTTTTCGGCTTTGTACTTCTTGCGGTTGCAATGGTCCTCATCATGTACCGACCCTCCATGGGATAA
- a CDS encoding sulfite exporter TauE/SafE family protein: MIYLIAIFFATSAISVVTGSTSLITVPAMLQFHIEPRTALATNMFALTFLSIGASLPLSRAKSVDHQPIGVLMLLTFVGSVIGAILLLFVPVTSLSVIVPSAMIGVALFSAFYRKAGSDKVVIHSASRKTIGYLPTFILGMYGGFFSGGYVTILTAVFVTAFGTSFREAIATTKLLNICSSAIATAICMWRGLIDYRLGIVLGITMFFGATLGARFVVRLAEKWLRRIFLGAVWILGVKALIFDLPGKLHGHGEPVSTEH; the protein is encoded by the coding sequence TTGATCTACCTCATCGCGATTTTTTTTGCGACCAGCGCCATCAGTGTGGTGACAGGAAGCACCTCCCTGATCACTGTTCCGGCAATGCTTCAGTTTCATATCGAGCCCCGAACCGCTCTGGCCACCAATATGTTTGCGCTTACTTTTCTAAGCATCGGGGCTTCGCTGCCGCTCAGTAGAGCGAAATCCGTCGATCACCAACCTATCGGTGTGCTGATGCTTTTGACGTTTGTTGGCTCAGTGATCGGAGCCATTCTTCTGCTGTTTGTTCCCGTCACCTCCCTCTCTGTGATTGTTCCCAGCGCAATGATCGGCGTGGCGCTTTTTTCCGCTTTCTATCGAAAGGCCGGCAGCGACAAGGTGGTGATTCACTCTGCCAGCAGGAAAACAATCGGCTATCTCCCCACCTTCATTCTGGGGATGTATGGGGGATTTTTCAGCGGCGGTTATGTGACGATCTTGACGGCAGTGTTCGTGACGGCGTTCGGCACCTCATTCCGAGAGGCAATTGCCACGACCAAACTGCTGAACATCTGTTCGTCGGCGATTGCAACGGCAATCTGCATGTGGCGCGGTCTCATTGATTACAGACTTGGCATCGTTCTCGGGATAACGATGTTCTTCGGAGCTACATTGGGCGCAAGATTTGTGGTGCGTCTTGCCGAGAAATGGCTGCGGAGAATCTTTCTCGGGGCTGTTTGGATACTTGGCGTAAAGGCGCTGATTTTCGATCTCCCCGGCAAACTTCATGGCCATGGCGAACCGGTGAGCACCGAACACTAG
- a CDS encoding tyrosinase family protein, producing the protein MADFTRSNAWKNGGTFDNKDLYWYAIGVQAMMARSLDNTASWWFFAAIHGEYVTPESLKNPRAFPWSEIPGAPAVPIVPLPAKATYITFWNQCQHGSWYFLPWHRGYLLALEAQIREEIKTLGGPSTWALPYWNYFGPAQEYDIPPAFTAPTLPNGSPNPLLPIARYGPMNSADQANIWVATEAGIQNHPPIPTDLFYGPVTLDSMNQPIFAGDNRVPEFGGPQTGFNHSSGTHGDLEANPHDLVHVYVGGTSPDGSVPGLMSVPALAGLDPIFYLHHANIDRLWASWNVTLGNPNPTDPTWLNGPAAGGNQEFVMPWPGIGKWIYTPRDMGNFNQLDYTYDDLTRPGGAVNVIAERLVNLGAAIKVEGSKMSASVPEGKNIELVGASLSPLRVEGEGAHTLVRLQPEVRRQLTASLEKAAVSSPPDRVILNLENVRGTRDTQILNVFINLPPNAKPAEHPELLAGSVGLFGITDASFELGDHGGEGLNFALDISKVVDKLHLGSALDSDSLGVTIVPNKTIADEDQITIGKVSIFRKGL; encoded by the coding sequence ATGGCCGATTTTACGCGCAGTAACGCCTGGAAGAATGGCGGAACCTTCGACAACAAAGATCTTTACTGGTACGCAATCGGAGTCCAGGCAATGATGGCCCGGTCCTTGGACAACACCGCGAGTTGGTGGTTTTTTGCGGCCATCCATGGCGAATATGTAACGCCGGAGAGCTTGAAGAATCCACGAGCCTTTCCATGGAGCGAGATACCCGGGGCGCCTGCCGTTCCAATTGTGCCTCTTCCGGCCAAAGCCACCTATATAACATTTTGGAATCAATGCCAGCACGGAAGCTGGTATTTCCTGCCATGGCACCGTGGTTATCTGCTGGCGCTCGAAGCACAGATAAGAGAGGAGATAAAAACGCTCGGTGGGCCCTCCACGTGGGCTCTGCCTTATTGGAACTATTTTGGACCCGCTCAGGAGTACGATATTCCACCTGCCTTCACGGCGCCCACGCTGCCGAACGGGAGCCCGAACCCGCTCTTACCCATTGCTCGATATGGCCCGATGAATAGTGCCGACCAAGCGAATATCTGGGTTGCGACAGAAGCTGGGATTCAAAATCACCCGCCGATTCCGACCGACCTTTTCTACGGTCCCGTGACTCTAGATTCCATGAATCAACCCATCTTCGCGGGCGATAACCGGGTGCCAGAGTTTGGAGGACCGCAAACGGGATTTAATCATTCCTCAGGCACACACGGCGACCTGGAGGCAAATCCGCACGATCTTGTCCATGTGTATGTCGGAGGCACTTCTCCCGATGGTAGCGTTCCCGGTCTCATGAGTGTGCCTGCTCTGGCGGGACTTGATCCGATCTTCTACCTGCATCACGCCAATATCGATCGTTTGTGGGCGAGTTGGAACGTCACTCTCGGGAATCCAAACCCGACAGACCCCACATGGCTCAACGGCCCCGCTGCGGGAGGGAACCAAGAATTTGTCATGCCTTGGCCGGGCATTGGCAAATGGATTTATACCCCGCGAGACATGGGGAATTTCAACCAATTGGACTATACCTATGATGACCTAACCAGACCCGGCGGAGCCGTCAATGTGATCGCGGAAAGACTGGTGAATCTGGGGGCGGCCATTAAAGTCGAGGGATCCAAGATGAGCGCATCTGTTCCGGAAGGCAAGAACATTGAATTGGTGGGCGCGAGCTTATCTCCATTGAGAGTCGAGGGGGAAGGAGCGCATACTCTTGTGAGGCTCCAGCCTGAGGTTCGCCGTCAGTTGACAGCGAGCCTCGAAAAGGCCGCGGTCTCGTCTCCACCGGACAGGGTCATTCTCAATTTAGAAAATGTCCGTGGTACGCGAGACACACAAATCCTGAATGTCTTCATCAACTTGCCACCAAATGCCAAGCCAGCGGAACATCCTGAACTTTTAGCAGGAAGCGTGGGGTTGTTTGGCATTACCGACGCCAGCTTCGAGTTGGGAGATCACGGTGGTGAGGGCCTCAATTTTGCTTTAGACATATCCAAAGTGGTGGACAAGCTTCACTTAGGGAGCGCTCTTGATAGCGATTCTCTGGGCGTCACGATTGTGCCCAATAAGACCATCGCAGATGAGGACCAGATCACGATTGGGAAAGTCAGCATCTTCCGAAAGGGACTCTGA